The genomic region GGCCGGTAAGGTAATATGGCGGATCCGTTTCCACACCCCCGCCCCATCGATCTCCGCGGCTTCATAAAGCTCCTCGGAGATTGCAGACAAGCTTGCCATATATAACACGGCAGTGCTGCCGAAATTGGCCCACGTGCTCATGATCACCAAAGAGACCAGTGCGGTTTTGGGGGAGAGCAGCCATTCACTGCCGGGTAAACCGAAAAAGCCGAGGATCTGGTTTAATAAACCAACCGCCGGGTTAAACAGATAGAGCCACATCACATATAAGGCAATCGCCGGGATGATATTGGGCATGTAAACCGCCAGCCGGAAAAAACTCCTTCCCTTTCGCAACTCGGTAATGGTGATCGCGGTGATGATGGGGACCACAAAGCCGATCAGTAGCGCCCACCCGGTAAAAGCCAGGGTGTTTTTGATCGCGATGGGCAGGAGCGAATCCCCCAAGACGCGCCGGAAATTGGCCAGCCCGACCCATCTGGCCGGCAAGCCCGGGATATAATCTTGAAAAGCCAGGAAAAAGTTGTAGACAATGGGCATCCACTGAAAGATGGTATAAAAAACGAAAGCGGGGACCAGAAAAGCCAATCCCATCCCGTACCGGGACAATTTTTCCCGCACGACAGAACCGACTGGTTTCACCGGCGGGAGCGACATCCGTTCCAGATGCTGGGTCTTCACTTTCATCAACTCGCTTTCTTTATCCGCCGCTGCCAAAAGGCAGCGGCGGAATGGAGTCTTTTCTTGCGTTTCCGGTATATGTTTCTTGAGCGCGAAGCCCGTACATCGAATGTGCCTTTAATAGGCGGGATTAAGATAGTTCTTTAATTGACGTGATCAAGATACTCTTTCTGGAACCGGGCATTGGCTTCTTTCAACAACTTGGCCGGGTCGGCGTTTTTATCGCTGAGCACCGCTTGCACGACCGGAGCGAGGAACTGGGCATAGAGAACCTGGGCTTCAATGGGTGGTTCAATATGGGCCGTCTCCGGTAACTTCAGCAGGAATTCTTCACTGCCCCAGCTTAAGAAGACGTCAGCGTTCTGGGCAAAGACTTCTTGTCTTGCTTTAATGTAGGGGGAATCCGGTTTCAGCGGGATATACTCAAACTGAGCCCGGTACTGTTTCTGTTGCCGGAAGCTGTCGGCGGAAGCAGCCAATGCTTTAATGTCGGCCTCATCCCACAGCTCGAAGGTCAGCCATTTCCAGGCCGCATCTTGAACTTCGCGGGTGGACAGGGCGTTAATGACATAGAAGTTACCGCCCTGCACGCCCATGTGCCGTCCTTTCGGCCCGGGGCCCTTCGGCATAATCGCCACGCCAATGTCTTTCGGATCCATACCTTGACCGTTGATCGCCACGTTCCGGCCCCAGTCGGCGTCAAAGACCATGGCCGCCTTCTCCGAACCGAAGATGTTGTAGACATCGGTCCAGCCATTGCTCCAGTTGGCCGGGAGGACATCATATTTCCACTTCAGATCCTTCAGGAACT from Capillibacterium thermochitinicola harbors:
- a CDS encoding carbohydrate ABC transporter permease; this encodes MKVKTQHLERMSLPPVKPVGSVVREKLSRYGMGLAFLVPAFVFYTIFQWMPIVYNFFLAFQDYIPGLPARWVGLANFRRVLGDSLLPIAIKNTLAFTGWALLIGFVVPIITAITITELRKGRSFFRLAVYMPNIIPAIALYVMWLYLFNPAVGLLNQILGFFGLPGSEWLLSPKTALVSLVIMSTWANFGSTAVLYMASLSAISEELYEAAEIDGAGVWKRIRHITLPALKPTILILLLLQLIFTLQVLQEPLVMTGGGPNNATMTVMYMVYNYAFVYAEFGKAGALGILLFLFLMVLSLVYVKANKLVAKEVR